The segment ATGGCATCGCCTGGTAGCGCGAGGGCGACAGCAGCTTTTAGGAAAACCAGATCGATTTCGCCGCGTTGGAAACGCTCAACCTCACCCCTCAGGAGTGTTAGTCGTGGCTGTGCTGAAGGATCGGCATGGATTTGGCGGGCAACTCGATACTGTAGGATTCTGGCGAGCAGCAGAGGGGACATGTGCCCATGCGCGAATTGAAGGGCCTGCAAGATGTAGGGAGGGATCGCTACCTGATGGTCCAGCTCTTCGGCGAGCATGATTGCAAACCAGCCTTTCCCCTCATACTCAGCCATCAACAGCGCACGAAAACCTACTAGGTGAGGTTGACCCGATCGAAGGGCTTCCACCGCCTCTTTGATAGTGTGCGGCGCTATATAGACCTTGCTCGCTGCTCGAGCGAACGCCTCTTCGTTGCCCGCTGATACGAGGTCAACTTCAAAGGTGTGTGGTGCATAGAAGGCCGAGATCCAAGGGTTTCCAGCGACAAAGGCATCGAGACCAACCTTGCGTTCGACGCCAGCTTTTTGGGAACCTATCGCCTTGCGTTTCTTGCTTGCCAGAAACTCATGATCAGTGGGCTGCGGCGTCACATCAAAGAAGGTGGTATCAAGGTCAGTAACTATCGCACAGCGCTTGCGGATTCGGAGGTCGTGAAAAAGGACTGCGACGTTTTTGAACCCCGTGCTGCGTATGTTGATGACACTAATACCCAACTCATCAACGCTCAGCCCAAGCACCTTTTTCACCAATATCGGGATCAGTATCTCCTCCGCATCGCCTTCAACGAGTAGTACGCTTTTAGCGAAGAGCAAATTACTGCGGACAGCATCCAGATATCTCTGGATGCTTCTCACCTCTGATGGCTCAAGCCCCGTAGCGGGTTGGTAAGCCTCGCAATATGAGCCTTGCCGCCCCAGAATGTTGACGTTAGTGACATTGCTCACTTCGGAGATGTGGGTCGAATGCGTTGTGTAGATAATCTGGGCATCGCTGTAGGAAATACGGTCGAACAGAGTCTTCTGGATATGGGTGTGAATGTGCGCTTCGGGCTCCTCGATCAGTAGAAAGTTGGCAATGGCAAGCTTCTCACGCTGATACTTGAACTCAAGAAGCTTCAGCGTCAGGTAGATGAGGTTTGCTCCGCCCAAGCTCAGCTCGTGAATACCACCCTCATACCCATCATCGGCCTCGCCTACAAAAAGGCGCAGGGACTGAAATAATTTTTCTGCCTCATCTGGTAGGTCAGATTTAATCGAAAGCGAAGCAGGCGAGTAGGTTTCTCCGGCCGCATCTTTGATCGTTTCGCGAATGTGGTTACGAACCGACTGCACATCTTCGAGTCCTTCGATAGAGGCATTCAGGTCTCTGACCATTTGGGTTATAGGAAGCATCGACACTGGATCTATCTCCCCACTCTTACTCTTGAGTAGCGCAAACAACGGGTTCGTTCGGTTGTTGTGAAACTCGGCAACGACGTCCCGGAGGGCTTGTATGAAGGTCAGTGACACTTCTTTCGTAACCGAGAGGAATCCAGGTACTTTAGCCCCGATCTGAGGGAATTCAGTTTCAGCACTGAAAGTACACGTTTCGAAATTACCCACAATCGACTGGTAGACGGAAGGGTCGCTGAAGTCGGCGCTGCTTCTTCCCGTGAACACAGTTTCGTAGTCATCGATCGTGATGGTACTGCGTATTTCCGCGAGCACCTCATCATCAAAAATATCTAGAGCAGCCAGCTTGAGCCGGATCTCCTTTTTCGGACGGAAGATGAGGTTATAGGTTGCCTTCGCTAGCGGTCCGTCTTCTAGCGCAGCGGTGCCGTGAAGAAATAGCGCCTGAACGGCTTCGTCGGCGCTGATCTGTTCAAACTCAACACTGATAATGATCCAGTGACCTCGCCATTCACCGAGCGATCGGCAGAAGTCGGACTCCTCCAGTCGATAGGCTGCACGCACCATGGTGTCATCCAATAGTAGACGGATTGCGCGCAGGATATTGGACTTACCTGAGCCATTTTCGCCGATGATGGTGTTGACGCCCCGCTGAAACTTTAGCGTTGTGTTGCTGAAGTTTCGGTAGTTCACCAAAGTCATTTTGGAAATGTGCATAATTCTCCAGAGCGCCAACGCTCATGAACAGTCTTGTCTGTTTGTGAACGATGGTAGCGTGAGGGAGCATCGTATTCCCACAGAAACCGCTCACAGGCGCCCACCAACAGGCGCAGGGATTGCGCTGTTCCGCAATAGCTTGATCTCATGGCTCAACCTCAGATGTTAACGAGGCAAATGTGATGCAAGACTCACGAGTTTTAGAACTCTTCTTTCGAGCCCCGGTCGAGTGCTGGAGTACAGATCGCCAGTTTGGATTTGGACATACAATCACGAGCGATCGAACATGGCCCTCGGAGGCATTCCCCCCCTAACAGAAGTTGGCCCTAGTAGCTTGATCTCTATTTCAGGCGAGTATCAAAAATAGGGGCATTATCAGGGGCAGTTTCATAAGGTTTTTTCCTTAAGGCTTAGTGGGTACAACCCGAGAGGTTCCGACGGCGCATTAAGCTGTAGGCTGCCGGTATGACAAACAGGGAAAGCAAGGGAGCAGTGACCATCCCGCCGACCATTGGCGCGGCGATGCGACTCATCACTTCACTACCGGTTCCGCTGCCCAACAGAATGGGCAACAGGCCGGCAATGATGACGGACACGGTCATGGCCTTGGGGCGAACGCGCTGTACAGCTCCTTCACGGATCGCCGCCACCAGCCCAACTTCCGTGTTGTCGCCGAGGTCTACACGTTCGACCCAAGCGTTCTTGAGGTAGAGCAGCATGATCACACCGAATTCGGCCGAAATTCCGGCCAGCGCGATAAAGCCGACCCCGGTTGCGACCGACAGGTTGTACCCCAATAGATAGAGGAACCATGCCCCGCCCGTGAGGGCGAATGGCAGAGTGGCCATGACCAAAAAGGCCTCATCGAAGCGGGCGAAAGTCATGTAGAGCAGCACGAAAATGATCAACAACGTGGCAGGCACAACTAGTTTTAGTCGGGCGTTGGCCCTTTCGAGAAATTCGAACTGCCCCGAGTAGCTCAGGCTCATACCTGGCTGCAACTTGACCTGTTCACTGACGACCCGGCGCAGATCGGCGACGACTGAGGCAATGTCCCGGCCCCGCACGTCGATATAAACCCAGCCCGAAGGCCGAGCATTTTCGCTCTTGAGCATCGGCGGGCCGTCGCTGACCTTAATCTTCGCCACAGTACCCAGGGTGATCTGGCTGCCTAACGGGGTGTAGATAGGTAATTGCTCCAAAGCACCGAGCGAGTCACGCCACTCCCGTGGGTAACGCACGTTGATTGGAAACCGTGCCAACCCCTCAATGGTCTCCCCAACGTTCTCTCCACCGATAGCACCGGCCACGATGGATTGCACATCGGCGATATTCAGGCCGTAGCGGGCGGCGGCCTTGCGGTCTATATCCACATCGATATACCGGCCACCGGTCAGTCGCTCCGCCAGAGCCGAGCTGACACCAGGTACCCCCTTGGCCACGCGCTCGACCGTCTGAGTGACCGTATCAATTTCCATCAGATTGGTGCCGGCAACCTTCACACCGATGGGGCTCTTGATCCCCGTAGCCAGCATGTCGATACGGTTGCGAATCGGCGGTATCCAGATATTGGTCAGCCCCGGAACTCGCACCACTCGATCCAATTCTTCCACCAGTTTTTCAGGTGTCATACCTTGGCGCCATTGCTCGCGTGGTTTGAACTGAATGGTGGTTTCAAACATCTCCAGAGGGGCAGGATCGGTTGCGGTTTCGGCACGCCCTGCTTTACCGAAAACGTGTTCGACTTCAGGCACGGTCTTGATCAGGCGGTCGGTCTGCTGCAGCAGCTGCGCGGCTTTGTGTGCCGACAACCCCGGAAGAGCAGAAGGCATGTAGAGCAGATCGCCTTCGTCCAGCGGTGGAAGAAACTCGCCCCCCA is part of the Pseudomonas sp. ML2-2023-3 genome and harbors:
- a CDS encoding AAA family ATPase, encoding MHISKMTLVNYRNFSNTTLKFQRGVNTIIGENGSGKSNILRAIRLLLDDTMVRAAYRLEESDFCRSLGEWRGHWIIISVEFEQISADEAVQALFLHGTAALEDGPLAKATYNLIFRPKKEIRLKLAALDIFDDEVLAEIRSTITIDDYETVFTGRSSADFSDPSVYQSIVGNFETCTFSAETEFPQIGAKVPGFLSVTKEVSLTFIQALRDVVAEFHNNRTNPLFALLKSKSGEIDPVSMLPITQMVRDLNASIEGLEDVQSVRNHIRETIKDAAGETYSPASLSIKSDLPDEAEKLFQSLRLFVGEADDGYEGGIHELSLGGANLIYLTLKLLEFKYQREKLAIANFLLIEEPEAHIHTHIQKTLFDRISYSDAQIIYTTHSTHISEVSNVTNVNILGRQGSYCEAYQPATGLEPSEVRSIQRYLDAVRSNLLFAKSVLLVEGDAEEILIPILVKKVLGLSVDELGISVINIRSTGFKNVAVLFHDLRIRKRCAIVTDLDTTFFDVTPQPTDHEFLASKKRKAIGSQKAGVERKVGLDAFVAGNPWISAFYAPHTFEVDLVSAGNEEAFARAASKVYIAPHTIKEAVEALRSGQPHLVGFRALLMAEYEGKGWFAIMLAEELDHQVAIPPYILQALQFAHGHMSPLLLARILQYRVARQIHADPSAQPRLTLLRGEVERFQRGEIDLVFLKAAVALALPGDAINSFMVGIA